The following is a genomic window from Deltaproteobacteria bacterium HGW-Deltaproteobacteria-4.
TTCATGTCTCGAAGTATAACTATGAGTTTGATTTCTTGTCAGATCGATGGCAAATCTCTGGCGATGCCTCCTTGCTCTTCAAAAATCTTGAAACTGATGACCATGAGTTTGAACTGGGTTTTCGTGCGGCTTTGTCGCGATATGCAGAAGAGTCTTCTGCCCGACATACGCAAAATATGTTTTTCGCTACACAAAAATACTTAAAAAACACAGGGGCTAACTCTCTAACAGTAAAGGATATTTCTAAATTTCTGTCTCAGCTTCCTAAAGACGAAGAGTATAAACTGGGAGTCGTTAAGGGCTTTTGGCTGCAATGGTTCGACTGGGACCTGCCGGGGATCGACAAAGACGTCGCCGATTTCCTGGAAGAGTTAATCCTTTCCGGCAACACCAAAGGTGAGGCGGTCGCGAAGGGGTGCCCTTATAGCGGGCCTCTTACTGAGTTGGAACAGTCCGCCTTGCTTGACTGGGCCGTAAACGCTTTGCAGCGTGGTGCTATAAGATTGACCGAATACGCCTACTTTCTGTGCCTGATGCTCACTGGTCGCAGGGCTATCCAGATACAGTCCCTGAGAGCAGTTGACCTTCCCATGTCAGAAACTCCGAATGGAAACAACTTTACTCTGAACGTTCCTCGCGCAAAGCAAAGAGGCGGTAGCTTCAGGGGAGAATTTCGGACCATCCCTATTTCAGATGAGCTTCACATGACGCTCAAGTGTTTGGTTGTAGAGTCTAAGTCTCGAATTGAAAAACTCTTTTCCTGCAAACTCCCTCCTCAGCGGATAAAGCAACTCCCTATTTTTATCGAGTGGGGTCGGCTCGGCAATTTTAGTGACTTCAATGAGGTTGAAGCGTTGCTCAAGAATAAGCCAGATTATCTTCACGCGACCCAAAACACGGCGGGAGACCTTTTGAGAACATTTCTCAAATTGTGTGAAGCCAGGTCCGAAAGAACTGGCGACTTTATCACCCTGACTAGTCGACGCTTCAGGTACACCAAGGGTACCAACCTGGCCCGGCGAGGGATTAGTGGAACTGCTCTGGCATTGAGCCTTGACCACTCCGACACGCAAAACATTGACGTTTATACGGAGAACACATCCAAAAACGCAGAAGTCATCGAAAAAATCATGGCCCCCGTTCTGGCGCCCATGGCACAGGCATGCGTTGGGAAGCTGATCAACTCTGAGCGAGACGCATTGCGTGAAAAAGACCCGAACAGCAGGGTGTACGGTTCCCGCGATAACCCTGTAGGAAACTGTGGCTCGCATGGGTTTTGCGCTATCGGATATCGCGGGTGCTATACCTGTACGGACTTTCAGCCGTGGCGTGATGCACCCCACCATGAAGTCTTGGATGACCTGATTGCCGAGCGACAAGTGCAACAGGAGGAAGGCGTTTCCTTGCATGTGATCCAAGCGACTGACAGACTACTGCTCGCCGTCCAGTGGGTTATGCAACTGTGCGAGAAGGCCAAGGCAGAACAGTGCGAGGCGGTATAAATGGCTGAAATAATTACGTTTAGGCCTAAGTTCAAGACACCGGCAGACAATTTGGCCGAGTTGATTGCCCACTGCCGGGACAACATTGCACTCTATGAGGATCAAGGTGGCTTCGGGGTGGACGAATGGAAGACAACGCATAAGCGTCAACAGTCCATTCGGTTCAGCATTTATGACGGTGGTTTGACAGGCAAGCAGTTTACGCCCCTCCCAGACCCATATGCACTGATTGCGAAAAGCTATGTTCGCTACAAGCAACACCTTAATGAAAGCAGCGCAATCTCAGTGGTGATCGTTGGCTTACAGGCTGTTTGTGAGGCATTGATCGCAGTGCACAGAGACGCCGATATATTGAAAATCGATGGGCTTGTCCAAAGGAAGGTGGTGGAGATACTAGACACGCGCTATCCGGGATCAGACAGACTCGCCAAATACGGCGGCGGGCTTGTGACATTTTACGAGTTCCTCCGTGAAAAAGGAGTTGCCCCTGCACTGCCCATGTGGAAGAGGCCTGGGCACTGGAAGAGGGGCAAGTCAAAGGCAGAGAGAACAGACCCCGAGTCCCGAAAATGGCAGGAAAAACGGTGTCCAAGCATGCAAGAGATGCTGTGCTTGGCCGACTGCTTCTATCTGGCTGAAAAACCTCAAGACCTCTACTGGTCGAGTGTTTGCACCCTTCTGATGTTCGCGCCAGCACGGGGTAGCGAGCCTTTTGTTTTGACGCTTAACTGCATCGGGCAAGAAACGGATGGAAGTTACTATGTGAGCTGGCACAGCAGGAAGGGCTTTGGCGCGACCAAGAAATGGGTCCCCACCCCCATGGTTGAGCCTGTCAAAGAGGCCGTCAGAAGGCTTACTGAGATCAGCAAGCCAGCCAGAGACGCAGTCCAGTTTGCGTACCAGAATCCAGGAAAATTCATGCGGCACCCCGACTGTACTACACCTGCGGGCTTCCCCGAGGACAAGCCCTTGAACTTCGACCAGTTCTGCGCTGCCATGAACATGCCCAAGACTGCGAAGGGTAAAATTAACAGGGGCCTTAAGGAGACGACAGCCTGGAATCAACTGGCCATCGCTACCAAGTGGGTGAAGAAGATTTTAGATGGCGGCCCAATCACCTATCGGCGGCTGGCCGCCCTCACTCTCGAAAAGTACAAGGGCAATGACGGTCGCCTCAAAAAGGATTGGCCTAATTTGCCAGACACGGATCGTCCCATATGGGAGTCGCTGTTGCTGATTAGGGACAACGAGTTCCACGCTGATATTGCTACCAAACTGTTCAGTTGGGACTTGCCTGATGTAAACAGGCTGAACGACCAACTTGGGAAGCGGGTAGCACCGACATTGTTTGAACGATTTGGCCTTAAGGATGAAAATGGGGGGGAGATCTATATGTCCTCCCACCAGCCCCGTGTTTGGCTGTCGACACAGGCCGAACGAGGAGGTATGGATGACTGGCGGTTGGCACGCTGGGCGGGGCGTGTAAACCTTAAGGACAACCGGCACTACAACATGATGACCAGGGCTGAGTACATCGAAAAATCAAGAGCGGTGCTGGGCTTGGAAACTGCGCCGACAGCCCTAGAGGCAGCCAAGATGAAATTACCCGTGACATATGAATCTCTTGGCATAGATCGCATTGGGGTCGCCGTTCCCACCTTATGGGGGATGTGCGTCTTTAACTTTGCCGAGTCGCCTTGCCGGAAGGCTGGCGATTGCATGCTTTGCAAGGATCACGTCTGCATCAAGGGGTTGCCAAACACGTTGGAGCGTCTGAAGCTCCTTGAGAACCATGTTGCCACATCGCTTACTAAGGCCAAAGATGCCGCCGGGTCAGGCATTTTCGGAGCTGATCGCTGGGTGACGCATTTGGGATGGAAACTGGCCCACATAAGCACGCAGATAAAGCGACTGGAAGATCCGAACGTCCCCGATGGAGCCGTTCTATTGATACCGCCAGCACATGATCCAAGCCCTGTAAAGAGGGCCTTGGAGGCGCGGGGACATAACACCGACATGGACACTGACTCACCCGACAAAGTGGAACTCAGTGAACTCAGAAAGCTGATGGGGTTCTGATCTAAATGGGAGGCTAACATGCCGAAAGTTGTAATCACACTAGACAAAATACCCAAGGTCTTGAGTATCCTCGATAAATGGCGGGGGAAGCTGACCTGGGATCTTTACTGCCAAGAGGTAGCTAAAGTTTTAGGGTTGGAGAGCGTTGATCGCGGTACGCTGAATGCCTATGGAGATATAAAAGCAGCTTTCCAAAAGAAAAAGGAAAACTCTCGAAAAAGTTCCGAACACAATCACGCCAAAGACTCTACTATTGATGTACTTCTTAAAGAGATTGCCGAGAAAGAATCGAAAATAATCAGGATTGAAGACAAGTTAAACAAGTACAAAGAGCAGTTTGTACGATGGCAAAACAATTTCTATATGATGCCAGGAGTTGATTTGGATAAGCTTAACAAGGAAATCGATGCACCATTGCCAACGATTAAAAGGAAATAACCATGCCCAATAAACGAAGCAATGGTGCAGATGACGGCAAGGAGAACCTTAAAAAGGTCGAAGTGTGGATTTCTGAAAGAAATCAACATAGAGACTGGGACGATTATCAGGAAAAAGGCAAGATTCATCGTGGAAGAGTGGCCGAAGAACTTGGCTTTGGTCGCTCTGTTTGCAATCAAAACCCTGGCGTTAAAGAGCTTCTGCTGAAGTACGACAAGATTTGGTTTAACGCCGAACCTGTCACGAAAGACGCCCAGATAGCTGCGCAAGAAGCCAGCATAGAGCGCACCCGTAGCAAGTTGCAGACCGCAACGACTGACAACAATAAGCATTTTGTAAAGATCGCCGAACTTGAAGCAGAAGTCCGCAGGCTCGAAAAGAAGCTTGATAAGTATGTGGCGCTGCACGGTCTGATAATGACCGGAGGCCCCGGATGTCAAATATGAGTAGCATCAGTCATCTAAACCAAATAGTCCAGGTTGTGAAGCCCCGGCGCGATGGATATGCCACGGTGAAGATGGTTGATAGCAACGGGTCTATCATCAGTCGCGACAAGACACTGGTTGTAAAATTTCCTAGTCATTCCCTAGAGGCCGTTCGCCTGGGGTCTTTGTGGCAAGTCTCCGGTACTGAAAAGGTGTCTCAGTACAAAATAAACGGCTACGACGTGTCCGAGTACACCATTACAGCGGCTGAGGTGAAGTACCTGAAGCCCGCCGGCAGGGTCTTATCTCGCTGGATAAGCACCAACGTGAAGGGCGTTGGTAAGACTATCGCTGATAGGCTTGTGAGAAAGCAGGGGATGTTGGAGGCTATACGCAAAAGAGACAGGGAGGTCTTGCGGTCAATAAAAGGCATGTCCGACGACCGCATTGATAGCCTCTTTAAGATCTGGCCGGACGACCACCTGTACGAAGTGATTGAGTGGCTGGAAGAGCGGCACTTGCCCCTAGGGCTTGGGAACAAACTTATTGACGTTTTTGGCAGCGAAGCACTTGAGAAGGTCAAAAAGAACCCGTTCCTGCTGATGGCAATGGGCGCCCCTTTTGAAAAAGCAATGGAAGTTTCGAAGGCCTTAGGGCTAGACCTTGCTGACGAGGCTGTACTGGCCGGAGTTGCCCAGCATTTTACATCCATCCACTCCTTCGACACGGGCAGCACAATCATTGATGCTGAAACACTAATCGAGGGTTGCAAGCTAATAACAGGGCGCGAGGTTCCTGAGAACATAGGTGACATCGCTGTTTCTGCGGGCCTGCTCGCCAAGGTCGGCCTTGGTTATCAAGTCTATGGTACGGCGGTCCAAGAGGTCTCGGTTGCTTCTTTTCTGGTTGACTGCCTAACCCGCCCACCGGGACAGGGTGCTCTATTGGCCGTGTGGGAGAGGGATCTGACAGAGGCGGAGGTCAACAACGCCCTGTCAAAATATGAGAAGACCCTTGACTTCGCGTTAACAGACGAACAGAGACGAGCCATCAAGGGAGCTGTGATGTCGCCCCTGTGCGGCATATCTGGAGGGGCTGGTACTGGCAAGACAACCATTCTGAGAGGCGTTATTTCGGTCTATGAGGCACTGTCTCCCGCCATACATGTCCGGCAGGTGGCTTTGTCAGGTCGTGCGGCACAGAGGATGTCTGAGAGCACCAGAAAGCCTGCCCACTCTATCGCAAAGCTTATCTACGACCATATTGGCCAAGGCAAAAAGGAACTGCCCCCTCATCTCCTGTTGGTTATCGATGAAGCAAGCATGGTTGACCTGCTGTCGATGTACCAATTGGTTGGCATTCTTCCACCCGCTACAAGGATTCTGTTTGTTGGGGATACGGAACAGTTGCCGCCCGTTCGTGCTGGACTGATATTCCACGAACTCAAAGAATCGGGAATACCCTTTTTCAATCTATCTGAAGTAAAGCGACAGGGCGCAGAAAGTGGAATCCACCATTTCGCAATGTCTATAAGAAATGACTCTCCGGAACAGCCTGAGCAGATTGCGGAAACTGTAGATGAAAGCGCCGATTGCGTTATTGAAGAGGTCGCTACAGTCGAACGCCTTATAGAGCTGTGGGAGGAAATTCGCGATGAGGACTCCATTGTATTGTCGCCCGTCCGCAAGGGTGAGCTTGGGGTACTCAATATCAACAAGAAGCTACAGGCGCATGTTGGAGGAGATCGGCTGCCACTGTCTTACCTCGATGAGGTGCGCGGCTGGATACCCTGGTGCGGTGATGACGGAGAGTTTCTTCTTGAAGGCGACCGTGTCCTGATCACCAAGAACAACTATGACGAAGACGCTGACTTGAGGAATGGCGACCTCGGTGTCATCGAAGAAGTATACGACGAGCCTGACGATGATAATGTCGTTGGCAAGTTGCTGGTCAACGGCCAGAGCATCGGGATTACGCGTAAACTGCTTGAGAAGATAACACTCGGCTATGCTGTGACCATCCACAAGGCCCAAGGTTCGCAGTGGAATACTTGCATTGTGACAATACCAAAAGAAGGTTTGCCTATAACAGATAAGACACTTATCTATACTGCGGTCACAAGACCTACTAATAGGCTAATTATAATTGGTAATTTTAATTACATAAAGAGAGCAGTAGATAAAGGATCGGAAGCTCTTAAACGTAAAACATATATAAAAAAACGACTGGAACAATGTATTGCTCTTAAAAATAAAAATGAGACTGCTTAAAATTATACTATATTATTGTTATTATATAGATTTTTGTTATAGGGTTAGTTGCGCTTCAGCGTAATACCTACTTAAAAGAAAGGCTTGAGCAAATTATTCGTTCTGCAACCTCAAATAAAGCGGCCTAACAGAACTGATTATATTTATTTTTCACTGGATCGGTGGCAGTCCCAACTCTTTCAGAAAAGTATTGTGAGCCTCAGCCGCTTTTGTGGCACGTTTTTCAATCTCCTTTAATTCAGCGCTCACAGCCTGTAAATCAATCTCTTCCTCTGCCGTGGCGGTGCTGATATAACGCGAGATATTCAGGTTGTAGTCGTTCTTCTCGATTTCCTCCATCGAGACGCGACGGGCGTAGCGGGCTTCTTCGTTGCGATACTGATAGGTATCGACAATCTTGTCAATGTGCTCCGGCAGCAGGCGATTTTGCAGCTTACCTCTTTCGAAGTTCTCGCTGGCATTGATGAATAGAACGTCGTCCGGCTTTTTGCAGCGTTTCAGCACCAAAATACAGACTGGGATGCCGGTGGAGAAAAACAGGTTGGCGGGCAGGCCGATCACGGTGTCGATATGCCCGTCTTTTAGCAACTTGGTGCGGATGCGTTCCTCCACGCCGCCACGGAACAGTACGCCGTGGGGCAGAATGATCGCCATCACGCCGTTGTCGCTCAGGAAGTGAAAACCGTGCAAGAGAAAGGCGAAGTCTGCTGCGGATTTCGGCGCAAGTCCGTAGTTCTTGAAACGAAAATCCTCGCCCAGTGCTTCGTTCGGCTCCCAGCGATAGCTGAAGGGCGGATTGGCGACCACGGCGTCGAATTGCATCTTCTTGGCCGGGTTCATCTCGTTGAGGATATCCCAGTCGTTGAGCAGCGAATCGCCGTGGTTGATCGCGAATTCGGTATCCTTCACGCCGTGCAGTAGCATGTTCATGCGCGCCAGGTTGTAAGTGGTAATGTTCTTTTCCTGCCCGTAGATTTTTCCAATTGTGCCGCCCTCTTCATGAAGCTGCTTGCGCACATTCAACAGCAGCGAGCCGGAACCGCAAGCGAAGTCCAGAACCTGCCTCAGTTTTTTCTTTTTGCCAGTGGCCGGTTCCTGACTATCAAGCGTGACAATTTCGGAGAGAATGGTGGATATCTGTTGCGGGGTGTAGAACTCACCCGCCTTCTTGCCGGAACCGGCGGCGAATTCGCCGATCAGGTACTCATAGGCATCGCCCAGGATATCGGTGTCGGTACTGAATTTCGAAATGCCCTCGGCAATCTTCTGAATGATGGTGCAGAGTTTGGCATTGCGATCTGCCGGTTTCTTGCCCAGCTTTTCGGAGTGTAGGTTGATTTCGGAAAACAGCCCCTGAAACGTACTCTCGAATGATTTCTCTTCGATGTACTTGAAGCCCTTCCACAGGGTATCCAGCAGGTCGTCATGGTGCGTGCGCGCCATTTCGGCAACGCTGCTCCAAAGGTGCTGCGGCTCGATCACATAATGCACCTTGAGTCGCATCTGCTTTTCAAAATCTTCGATATCTTCGGCGTTCTCTTCGTACCAGATTGCAAGCGGTGAGCGCCGGTCTCCCACCTTGGGTGTGGGATAGTCTTTGCCTAACTCCTTCTTCGCCGCCATCTCGTAGTTGTCCGAGAGGTAACGCAAAAACAGGAACGACAACATATAGTCGCGAAAGTCATCGGCATTCATCGCGCCGCGCAACTGGTTGGCGATATCCCAGAGAGTTTTGCCGAGTTGGCTCATTTCTTCTTTAGTCATTTTTATAGACCCCAATTTATACCCTTATGGATGTAGCCCTGGTAAATCGAAAGAATAACGTTCCAGAAACCCATTTAAGATATTCCGAAATAGCTGCTTGTTGTCTTCCGTTAGCTCATTTGGCTCAAAAAGCGAATAACCACCATGACTCAAAAGATTTAAAGCACGGCTAAAGAGAACATCATCATCTACGCCATGAATACATCCAGAAAAATCACTAAACCCGAAAAACGAAGAAGTTTTCTCTAAGACACATCGCAGCACATTGAAGTGATTGGCATAGAGTCGGCCAGATTCACATGCTTTCTGTAATTCGCTGAGCATCGCCACATGGTGGAAAAAAGGAGTATCAGTTGTTGACTGAAGGCTATAGCCGCCATCACCGTTTTCATGAATAAAGTACAACTTATGAGGTTCCTTTTTTAGCTCATTACACATCACATTAAAGAACAGACTGTGGTGTGACGATATGATTGTCCTAATATTTCTTCCAGAGCTACGCCGAAGCAGTTTGGCCAAATCAGAGGAAACTGCTATGGCGTTGTTATCATCCAGTGAAGAAATCGGGTCGTCTATGTAGAAATACCTGACCCAGTCATAGATATTTGTGTCGTCGTCCAACGCCACTTCACAAATAGCGAGATAAATACACCAAATGAATATATTCTCCTCGCCACGCGAAATCTTAATATTATTCTCAATTACCGTTTCCGGTTCGTCCGATTCTGGTCTAAATCTTGGATTTTTCACCTCCTTACTGAAAACAATATGCCAATTATCATAATCGATCATAAAATTAAACTTTGCATAACGCCCAAGATAGGTAAAAATCCTTTCCTCAAGCGCAAGTGTTTTGAATCCATCAAAAAATCGAGAGGCATAATTAATTTTTAAGAATCTTTCTGCATCATTTTCCAAGTCATTGTTCCAACTGAACAAATCTTCTGTGTAGGCGTTGAAGTACAAGGTATCTCGATCAATACCTTTCTTCCGCTTGCCTACATCTTTGAATTCCATTGATAGGCGAGTTTTGCCCGTACCGTTAAATGCGTAAAGCAAAACAAAATGAACGCCACCATTATCATGTTCACGCAGGTCATCTCTTAGTCGAGTGACTACCTTACGCAGGTTTTTATATTTATAGATTCTTGGTTTGCTGCTCATACGTTTACTTCATCCATAACCGGGAAGAGCTGCTGCAACAGGCCTTTTTTATGCAACTTGAGGGTAGCAATTTTTTGGGTTTGGTTGGTAATCAGCTCGTCGATGGAGGTAAGGCAAGCGGCAATTTTTTGTTGCTCTTCTTTTTTCGGAATAGGTATTTTTCCGTTCAATACATCTGAATTATTTACCTTCATATCGTTCTTTGCACCTTTATTGACAATCGGCTGCAAATAACTATTCACATGAAAATCTCTTGAGAAATACTGGCCTAAATATTCTGGATGCGCTATATCCGTGACGCGATAAACAGCGTATAGGGTCGAAACAATACCTGTTTTTCCTCTGTTTTCCTTGATGATTCCGAATGGATTATTTTTTAATGGGCTTTTTGTATATACGATGTCTCCTGTCTCAACGACATGATAGTCCTTGACACTGACCCCGGCATACGAACGACCCTTAAATTCTATTTGGTTTACACACCCGTATTCACCGGACACGGAAAGCACATTTTGTGGTCCATATTTTAAATCTCTGTTTCTATGCTTCGTCTCAAAAAGTAATTCACTCAATAATTTTTTTCCCCAATCTCCGGCCTCCTGAAACTCAGGAAAACGAAGTTTTGGCACAGTTTTGCCTTCGGCTGGGAAAAGTTGCTGAATCAGGCCTTTTTTATAGGCCTTGAGTGATTCGACATTATTGACCTGGTTGACAATCAACTCGTCGATGGAGGTGAAGCAATCTGTTATTTTTTGTTGTTCTTCTGGTTCGGTCACAGGTACGGGCATAGACATGAAAACATCATTGGATATGCTCATGCGGTCATGTCTTGCACCGCTATTTGAAACTACTTGCAAGTAATGATGCCACCTGGTTGACTTGAAGTATTGTTCGTAAAAATCGTTAATTTTGTTGTTGAATCTAAAGACGGTATAAAGAGGCGACATTACCCCTTTTGCAATTTTATTCTTCGAGATTGGGCCAACAGACGCAATGATTGATACTCGCGGGTTGTAAACGTAGTCTCCTTCTTCAACAATATAGTAGCCTCCAAGGTTGCTTTGGTTGGCTATATCCTTATCGAAGTAATCTCGCTGATCAACAACGCCGTATTGTGCTGAGTTAGTCAGGACACGAGTCTCACCGCTATCTAAATTTCTCTGAGTGGTACGTTTTGCCAGATGTTTTAGCTTGCTTATCTGCCAGTCCCCTTTATCACGAAACTCAGAAAAACGTCGCTCCGGCACCAAGCCCTTTTTCTTACTCATACGCATTCACCCCCGATATCTCGCGCCCACCCGCGAGCTTTTTTAGATAGGGCACTAGGTCTGCCATCAAGACCAGTTCGGCTTCTCGCCGCGCTTTCCAACCGAGCTCTAGAGGTGCAAGCAGGTCGGTGAGCTGTTCGCCGTCAAAGATCATGCGGCCCATGATGGTATCGACGAAGGCTTGTAGCGCCGTAGTTTGCAAGCCGTGCTTGTTGGCGATGTTGGCCAGGTCGGCGGCGGCCTTTTGCGCTTTGAAGACATGGAAACCTTCATATATTTCTTTTGTACTCAAGACTTCGCCTGTTGTCAGACTTTTGATGTAGTCGACGATATCTTCTCGTTCACTCTCAAGATTTGAATAACTCCTAATCATTTCAATAATTTGTGCGCGTGTCATCTTCTGCTTGCCGGTTTTCTGGGTAGATTTGGCAATCAGCCCCATGATGTAGTCATAGTCGATGAGGCTGGAGGCGAATAGCACCAGGTCGAATTCCAGTTGTTGTAGTTCTAGCTCTAGCCCCTCCTCATCGCCTTTACCTTGCTTGCGCTTGAGTTCAAGCGCGGTGTCGAGATAGACGGCCCTGAAGCTGCGCAGGGTGTCGGTGGGCAGCTTCTGTTCGATGGTTTTTTTGCTCTGGTCGTCGAGGTCGGTGTATTGCTCCAGTTGGGTCTTGAGCTTCTGCACCTCTTTAAAGTGGTTGATGAATTCCGCCTTGGCGATGTCTCCCTTGAGGTTGAACACTTGCGAAGGCGCACAGGGCAGCCCTTTGGCGGCCATAAAGGTTTCCAACTTGTCCACTGCTGCTTGGTACTGTTCCACCACCTTGGGGGCGGGGTCGACCAGCCAGATTTCCCGCGCCCGGTCGATGTCCGCACCGGAAAAGAGTTTGATTGCGTCGTCTACTTCGCTCTCCTGATAGCGGAAGTCAAGGATGTTGCCCCAGGGCTTGCTGTCGTTGAGCACCCGATTGGTGCGCGACAAGGCCTGGATCAGGCCGTGGTGTTTGAGGATTTTATCCACGTACAGGGTGTTGAGATATTTGGAATCGAAGCCGGTAAGCAGCATGTCCACCACGATGGTGATATCAATCTTGTTTTTGCGCGAGTAGTCGGCGTTACAATATTTGTGGTCCTTGATGCGCTGCTGCACGTCCTGATAGTAGAGGTCGAATTCATTGATGGAGTGATTGGTACCATATTGCCGGTTGTAGTCGTCAATAATGGTTTTGAGCGCGGCCTTTTTTTTCTCCGGATCTTGCTTGTTGTCTTCCTTTTCCTGTGCCAGGTCTTCCTGTAGTTGCTGCACATCCTTGTTGCCTTCTGCCGGTGGAGAGAAGACGCAGGCGATGTGAAGTGGGTCGAAGGTTTCATCTTCGGCCTGTTTTTTTGCCTGCATGGTTTTGAATCGCTCGTAATATTCCATGGCGTTGTTAATGGAAGCAGTGGCCAGTATTGCGTTGAAGCGGCGATGGTCTGTGGCGCTGTCGTGCTTTTGCAGTATGGCGTTGATGACAGCATCCGCCGGCGGCGTTTGCCCTTTCTTTGGCTTTTTATCCCCCTCTTTGCCGAAATAATCGATGTGGAAACTCAGCACGTTTTTGTCATCGATAGCGTGGGTGATGGTGTAGGCGTGTAGCTCCTTTTCGAAGATGTCTTTGGTGGTTTTGAAGGAGCCGACATTGCCATCGATCTGCTGATAGGTGGCGTTTTCGTCAAAGATAGGCGTGCCGGTAAAACCGAACAGTTGCGCCTTGGGAAAGAACTTTTTGATGGCCTTGTGGTTCTCGCCAAACTGGGAGCGGTGGCATTCATCGAAGATAAAGACGACGCGCTTGTCGCACAGGGGTTCGAGGCGTTCCTTGTAGGTCTGTTTGCCCTCTTTTTGTTTTGCCTTGTTGCGCTTGCTGTTTTCGTCCAGCGCCAGGCCCAGCTTCTGGATGGTGGTGACAATCACCTTGTCGGCGTAGTCGTCCGACAACATACGGCGCACCATGGCTTCGGTGTTGGTGTTTTGCTCGACACAGCCCTCCTGAAATTTGTTGAATTCCTCGCGAGTCTGGCGATCAAGGTCTTTGCGGTCCACCACGAATAGGCATTTTTCGATGTCGGGGTTGTCCTTCAGTAAGGTGGAGGCCTTGAACGAGGTGAGCGTCTTACCGCTGCCGGTGGTGTGCCAGATATAGCCGTTGCCGCGATTCTGGTGGATACATTCAACAATAGCCTTGACCGCATAGATTTGGTAAGGCCGCATAATAAGAATTTTTTGCTCGCTCTGCACCAAAACCATGTAGCGGCCGATCAAGCGGCCTAGGCGGCACTTTTCGAGGAAGTCGTCAGCAAAGTCGTGCAGGTTTGCAATTTTGTTGTTTTTTTCGTCGGCGTGCTGGTAGATGGGCAAAAAGCGCTCTTCAGCGTTAAAGCTGAAGTGCTGGTTACAGTTGTTTG
Proteins encoded in this region:
- a CDS encoding anticodon nuclease — its product is MSSKPRIYKYKNLRKVVTRLRDDLREHDNGGVHFVLLYAFNGTGKTRLSMEFKDVGKRKKGIDRDTLYFNAYTEDLFSWNNDLENDAERFLKINYASRFFDGFKTLALEERIFTYLGRYAKFNFMIDYDNWHIVFSKEVKNPRFRPESDEPETVIENNIKISRGEENIFIWCIYLAICEVALDDDTNIYDWVRYFYIDDPISSLDDNNAIAVSSDLAKLLRRSSGRNIRTIISSHHSLFFNVMCNELKKEPHKLYFIHENGDGGYSLQSTTDTPFFHHVAMLSELQKACESGRLYANHFNVLRCVLEKTSSFFGFSDFSGCIHGVDDDVLFSRALNLLSHGGYSLFEPNELTEDNKQLFRNILNGFLERYSFDLPGLHP
- a CDS encoding type I restriction-modification system subunit M — translated: MTKEEMSQLGKTLWDIANQLRGAMNADDFRDYMLSFLFLRYLSDNYEMAAKKELGKDYPTPKVGDRRSPLAIWYEENAEDIEDFEKQMRLKVHYVIEPQHLWSSVAEMARTHHDDLLDTLWKGFKYIEEKSFESTFQGLFSEINLHSEKLGKKPADRNAKLCTIIQKIAEGISKFSTDTDILGDAYEYLIGEFAAGSGKKAGEFYTPQQISTILSEIVTLDSQEPATGKKKKLRQVLDFACGSGSLLLNVRKQLHEEGGTIGKIYGQEKNITTYNLARMNMLLHGVKDTEFAINHGDSLLNDWDILNEMNPAKKMQFDAVVANPPFSYRWEPNEALGEDFRFKNYGLAPKSAADFAFLLHGFHFLSDNGVMAIILPHGVLFRGGVEERIRTKLLKDGHIDTVIGLPANLFFSTGIPVCILVLKRCKKPDDVLFINASENFERGKLQNRLLPEHIDKIVDTYQYRNEEARYARRVSMEEIEKNDYNLNISRYISTATAEEEIDLQAVSAELKEIEKRATKAAEAHNTFLKELGLPPIQ
- a CDS encoding restriction endonuclease subunit S; amino-acid sequence: MRMSKKKGLVPERRFSEFRDKGDWQISKLKHLAKRTTQRNLDSGETRVLTNSAQYGVVDQRDYFDKDIANQSNLGGYYIVEEGDYVYNPRVSIIASVGPISKNKIAKGVMSPLYTVFRFNNKINDFYEQYFKSTRWHHYLQVVSNSGARHDRMSISNDVFMSMPVPVTEPEEQQKITDCFTSIDELIVNQVNNVESLKAYKKGLIQQLFPAEGKTVPKLRFPEFQEAGDWGKKLLSELLFETKHRNRDLKYGPQNVLSVSGEYGCVNQIEFKGRSYAGVSVKDYHVVETGDIVYTKSPLKNNPFGIIKENRGKTGIVSTLYAVYRVTDIAHPEYLGQYFSRDFHVNSYLQPIVNKGAKNDMKVNNSDVLNGKIPIPKKEEQQKIAACLTSIDELITNQTQKIATLKLHKKGLLQQLFPVMDEVNV
- a CDS encoding AAA family ATPase; translation: MSSISHLNQIVQVVKPRRDGYATVKMVDSNGSIISRDKTLVVKFPSHSLEAVRLGSLWQVSGTEKVSQYKINGYDVSEYTITAAEVKYLKPAGRVLSRWISTNVKGVGKTIADRLVRKQGMLEAIRKRDREVLRSIKGMSDDRIDSLFKIWPDDHLYEVIEWLEERHLPLGLGNKLIDVFGSEALEKVKKNPFLLMAMGAPFEKAMEVSKALGLDLADEAVLAGVAQHFTSIHSFDTGSTIIDAETLIEGCKLITGREVPENIGDIAVSAGLLAKVGLGYQVYGTAVQEVSVASFLVDCLTRPPGQGALLAVWERDLTEAEVNNALSKYEKTLDFALTDEQRRAIKGAVMSPLCGISGGAGTGKTTILRGVISVYEALSPAIHVRQVALSGRAAQRMSESTRKPAHSIAKLIYDHIGQGKKELPPHLLLVIDEASMVDLLSMYQLVGILPPATRILFVGDTEQLPPVRAGLIFHELKESGIPFFNLSEVKRQGAESGIHHFAMSIRNDSPEQPEQIAETVDESADCVIEEVATVERLIELWEEIRDEDSIVLSPVRKGELGVLNINKKLQAHVGGDRLPLSYLDEVRGWIPWCGDDGEFLLEGDRVLITKNNYDEDADLRNGDLGVIEEVYDEPDDDNVVGKLLVNGQSIGITRKLLEKITLGYAVTIHKAQGSQWNTCIVTIPKEGLPITDKTLIYTAVTRPTNRLIIIGNFNYIKRAVDKGSEALKRKTYIKKRLEQCIALKNKNETA